One genomic region from Bacillus sp. SLBN-46 encodes:
- a CDS encoding DivIVA domain-containing protein → MPLTPLDIHNKEFNKGFRGYDEDEVNEFLDQVIKDYELVLREKKEMEERLNEMKDRLAHFVNIEETLNKSIVIAQEAGEEVKRNAQKEAKLIIKEAEKNADRIVNESLSKARKIALEIEDLKKQSKVFRTRFKMLIEAQLDMLNTDDWDHLLEYEVDATELKIHQEEDSLA, encoded by the coding sequence ATGCCGTTAACGCCGTTAGATATTCATAATAAAGAGTTTAATAAAGGGTTTCGCGGATATGACGAAGATGAAGTAAATGAATTTCTGGATCAGGTCATTAAGGATTATGAATTAGTCCTAAGAGAGAAAAAGGAAATGGAAGAACGCTTAAATGAAATGAAAGACCGTCTTGCCCATTTTGTGAACATAGAAGAAACCTTAAACAAGTCTATTGTTATTGCCCAAGAAGCGGGTGAAGAAGTTAAGCGCAATGCTCAAAAGGAAGCAAAGCTAATCATTAAAGAGGCTGAAAAAAATGCGGATCGAATTGTCAATGAGTCCCTTTCTAAAGCTAGAAAAATTGCGCTTGAAATCGAGGATTTAAAGAAACAATCAAAGGTTTTCCGTACTCGTTTTAAAATGTTGATTGAGGCACAGCTTGATATGTTGAATACGGATGATTGGGATCATTTATTAGAGTATGAAGTAGATGCAACAGAATTAAAAATTCATCAAGAAGAAGATTCATTAGCTTGA
- a CDS encoding RNA-binding protein encodes MNIYQHFRPEERDFIDQVVHWKDQVESQYAPKLTDFLDPREQHILKLLIGENNDVKVQLFGGSLEGERKRAFIYPDYLTVMDEDFQISLFEVHYPTKFVTLEHRQVLGTLMSLGLKRGKFGDILVKDGQVQFFAAKEISSYIQTNIESIGKAGVRLVETAIDNQISADKLWEENDLTVSSLRLDTVISGIYHLSRQKSQTFIQQGLVKVNWTLTENPSFECEEGDIISVRGYGRSKIIRIEGKTKKDKWRIIVGKQK; translated from the coding sequence ATGAACATTTATCAGCATTTTCGACCAGAAGAACGGGACTTTATTGACCAAGTAGTACATTGGAAAGACCAGGTCGAATCACAGTACGCCCCTAAGCTGACCGATTTCCTCGACCCAAGGGAACAACATATTCTGAAGCTTTTAATTGGTGAAAATAATGATGTGAAGGTTCAGCTTTTTGGTGGAAGTCTTGAAGGTGAGCGGAAAAGAGCATTCATCTACCCAGATTACTTGACGGTTATGGATGAGGATTTTCAAATAAGCCTTTTTGAGGTCCATTATCCAACCAAGTTTGTCACTCTTGAACACAGACAGGTCTTGGGGACACTTATGTCTTTAGGACTTAAGCGGGGAAAATTTGGAGACATTCTCGTGAAGGATGGCCAGGTTCAATTTTTTGCTGCGAAGGAAATAAGTTCGTATATTCAAACTAATATTGAATCCATTGGCAAGGCTGGAGTAAGATTAGTTGAAACAGCTATCGACAATCAGATCTCAGCGGATAAGTTATGGGAAGAAAATGATCTAACTGTATCTTCTTTGCGACTGGATACGGTAATTTCTGGTATTTATCATCTATCAAGGCAAAAATCGCAAACCTTTATACAGCAAGGGCTTGTAAAGGTGAATTGGACACTTACTGAAAATCCTTCTTTTGAATGTGAAGAAGGTGATATTATTTCAGTCCGTGGATATGGTAGGTCGAAAATTATCAGGATAGAGGGAAAGACCAAAAAAGATAAATGGCGAATTATTGTCGGAAAGCAAAAATAA
- a CDS encoding YggT family protein encodes MAVVFGLLQQIIQLYSWALIIYILMSWFPNARETSIGRILARICEPYLEPFRKIIPPIGMMDISPIVAFLVLNFATKGLHSVYLWLV; translated from the coding sequence ATGGCAGTAGTTTTTGGTCTTTTACAACAAATAATTCAACTCTATTCATGGGCATTAATCATTTACATCTTAATGTCTTGGTTTCCAAATGCAAGAGAGACAAGTATAGGACGAATATTAGCGAGAATTTGTGAACCGTATCTTGAACCCTTTAGGAAAATTATCCCACCAATTGGTATGATGGATATCTCTCCCATCGTTGCATTTCTAGTGCTAAACTTTGCTACCAAAGGGCTACATAGTGTTTATCTGTGGCTTGTTTAA
- a CDS encoding cell division protein SepF: protein MTIKSKLKTFFFLDDGYDDNDDEYVEKEEPKKQKQQQHVKSQNVVSLQSVQKTVTPTKGSKVILLEPRTYSESTEIADHLKSRRAVVVNLQRIDNEQGRQIIDFLSGVVYAIGGDIQKIGMSIFLCTPDNVEVSGNISDLIQDPDNQSARW from the coding sequence ATGACGATTAAATCAAAACTTAAAACATTTTTCTTTTTAGATGACGGATATGATGATAACGATGACGAGTATGTTGAAAAAGAGGAGCCTAAAAAACAAAAGCAACAACAGCATGTAAAATCCCAAAACGTGGTTAGCCTGCAAAGTGTTCAAAAAACGGTCACTCCTACAAAGGGCTCTAAGGTAATTTTATTGGAACCACGTACATACTCTGAGTCCACTGAAATTGCTGACCATTTAAAAAGTAGGCGTGCTGTTGTAGTCAATTTACAGCGGATTGATAATGAACAGGGTCGACAAATTATTGATTTTCTAAGTGGAGTTGTATACGCCATTGGTGGGGACATCCAAAAAATTGGCATGAGTATTTTTTTATGTACACCTGATAATGTAGAAGTTTCAGGGAATATTTCTGACCTTATACAGGACCCAGATAACCAAAGTGCGAGGTGGTAA
- a CDS encoding YggS family pyridoxal phosphate-dependent enzyme: MRVADNLIQIQQQINEACIKGNRNPDDVKLIAVTKYVSIERAQEALEAGVKHLGENRDEGLLAKWEVIKDKPSWHFIGSLQKRKVKNIIDKVEYIHSLDRLSLAEEINKRAKQKIKCLVQVNISGEDSKHGLTSEEAIVFIESLRPYENISVEGLMTMAPFTKEEHVIRDCFRKLRELRDQVQALHLSFAPCIELSMGMSNDFQIAIEEGATMVRIGTALVGEEG, from the coding sequence ATGAGAGTAGCAGATAATTTAATTCAAATTCAACAGCAAATAAATGAGGCATGCATAAAAGGAAACCGGAATCCTGATGATGTGAAATTAATTGCAGTAACTAAATATGTAAGTATCGAACGTGCGCAAGAGGCGCTAGAAGCAGGTGTGAAACATCTAGGTGAAAATCGTGATGAAGGCCTGCTTGCTAAATGGGAAGTAATAAAGGACAAGCCCAGCTGGCATTTTATTGGGTCTTTACAAAAGAGAAAAGTAAAAAACATAATTGATAAAGTGGAATATATTCATTCCTTAGACCGATTATCACTAGCAGAAGAAATCAACAAAAGAGCGAAACAAAAGATAAAATGTCTAGTTCAGGTAAATATTTCTGGAGAAGATTCTAAACACGGACTAACTTCAGAAGAAGCCATTGTTTTTATTGAGTCACTTCGTCCATATGAAAATATCAGTGTCGAAGGTCTAATGACAATGGCCCCATTCACGAAAGAGGAACATGTCATCCGTGATTGTTTTCGCAAACTAAGAGAACTTCGCGATCAAGTACAAGCTTTACATTTATCTTTTGCACCTTGTATAGAGCTATCAATGGGAATGTCCAATGATTTTCAGATAGCAATTGAAGAGGGAGCAACAATGGTTAGAATAGGAACAGCACTTGTCGGTGAAGAAGGTTAG
- the pgeF gene encoding peptidoglycan editing factor PgeF produces MEPFVLKNQSYLTIDSWIQQFPGLKAGITTKLGGTSGSYFESLNLGFHVGDDVNDVCKNRHIVAEQLEFPLDNWVGAEQTHDIILRKISKADRGKGSNSYEHSFKGTDGFYTNEEGILLTLCFADCVPLFFIAPEQRMIGTAHAGWKGTVGQIAKEMITAWGKEGIKPEQIFVAIGPSICEKCYIVDERIIKLVENTLDGRKSLPYNLVSEGQFSLDLREVNRQILLTSGVPDRNILLTRYCTSCNQEEFFSHRRDQGKTGRMLSFIGWKETADRL; encoded by the coding sequence ATGGAACCCTTTGTTTTAAAAAATCAATCCTATTTAACAATTGATAGCTGGATTCAGCAATTTCCTGGACTGAAAGCAGGGATTACAACAAAACTCGGGGGAACGAGCGGAAGCTATTTCGAATCGCTCAACCTTGGCTTTCATGTGGGTGATGATGTTAACGACGTATGCAAAAATAGACATATAGTAGCTGAACAATTAGAGTTCCCTCTAGACAATTGGGTGGGTGCAGAACAAACACATGACATTATTCTTAGGAAGATTTCTAAAGCTGACCGTGGTAAGGGCTCCAATTCCTATGAACATTCCTTTAAAGGCACGGATGGTTTTTATACAAATGAAGAGGGCATTCTGTTAACTCTTTGCTTTGCTGACTGTGTCCCTCTTTTTTTTATTGCTCCTGAACAGAGGATGATTGGTACCGCTCATGCTGGTTGGAAAGGGACAGTTGGCCAAATTGCTAAAGAGATGATTACAGCTTGGGGCAAAGAAGGGATCAAGCCTGAACAGATTTTTGTTGCAATAGGCCCATCTATTTGTGAAAAATGTTATATTGTAGATGAACGAATTATTAAGCTAGTAGAAAATACACTAGATGGCAGGAAAAGTTTACCCTATAATTTAGTGTCAGAAGGGCAGTTTTCCTTAGATTTACGCGAAGTAAACAGGCAAATCCTTTTGACATCAGGTGTTCCGGATAGAAATATTCTTCTTACGAGGTATTGCACTAGTTGTAATCAGGAGGAGTTTTTCTCTCACCGCCGTGACCAAGGAAAAACAGGCAGAATGTTAAGCTTTATTGGTTGGAAGGAGACAGCAGATCGTTTATGA
- a CDS encoding YlmC/YmxH family sporulation protein produces MVKISEFQIKDVVNVSDGKRLGNIGDIEINLTTGKIEAVVISGSGRVLGFFGKDEDIVIPWRNIIKIGQDVILVRYKGIEEKIAEETEV; encoded by the coding sequence GTGGTCAAGATTTCCGAATTCCAGATAAAAGATGTTGTAAATGTATCAGATGGCAAAAGGCTTGGTAATATTGGTGATATTGAGATTAATCTAACGACCGGTAAAATTGAAGCTGTTGTGATTTCCGGCAGTGGAAGGGTACTCGGTTTTTTTGGGAAAGATGAAGATATTGTTATTCCGTGGAGAAATATTATTAAAATTGGTCAGGACGTTATTTTGGTTCGATATAAAGGAATAGAAGAAAAGATAGCGGAAGAAACAGAGGTTTGA
- the sigG gene encoding RNA polymerase sporulation sigma factor SigG, translated as MTRNKVEICGVDTSKLPVLKNEEMRILFKQMQEGDISAREKLVNGNLRLVLSVIQRFNNRGEFVDDLFQVGCIGLMKSIDNFDLGQNVKFSTYAVPMIIGEIRRYLRDNNPIRVSRSLRDIAYKALQVRERLMSETSREPTAEEIAKVLEVPHEEIVFALDAIQDPVSLFEPIYNDGGDPIYVMDQLSDEKNKDIHWIEEIALKEGMRRLNEREKLILRKRFFQGKTQMEVADEIGISQAQVSRLEKAAIRQMNKNIQS; from the coding sequence TTGACTCGAAATAAAGTTGAAATTTGCGGTGTAGATACATCTAAACTTCCTGTGTTAAAGAACGAAGAAATGAGAATACTCTTCAAGCAAATGCAAGAGGGCGATATTAGCGCCAGAGAAAAGCTTGTTAACGGAAACTTACGGCTCGTATTAAGTGTTATTCAACGATTTAATAACCGTGGCGAGTTTGTTGACGACTTGTTTCAGGTTGGCTGTATTGGACTAATGAAATCAATCGATAACTTTGATTTAGGTCAAAATGTAAAGTTTTCCACTTATGCCGTACCAATGATTATTGGTGAAATACGAAGGTACTTACGTGATAATAACCCAATTCGTGTATCTCGTTCCTTAAGAGACATTGCCTATAAGGCACTTCAGGTTAGGGAACGATTAATGAGCGAAACCTCACGTGAACCAACTGCAGAAGAAATCGCAAAGGTCTTAGAAGTCCCACATGAAGAAATTGTATTCGCCTTGGATGCTATTCAAGATCCTGTATCCTTGTTTGAGCCAATATATAATGATGGCGGCGATCCAATCTATGTAATGGACCAGTTAAGCGATGAAAAAAATAAAGATATTCATTGGATTGAAGAAATAGCCTTAAAAGAAGGTATGCGCCGTTTAAACGAACGTGAAAAACTAATTTTACGAAAGCGCTTTTTTCAAGGAAAAACGCAAATGGAAGTTGCTGATGAGATAGGGATTTCCCAAGCGCAGGTTTCACGTTTAGAGAAAGCTGCCATTCGACAAATGAATAAGAATATTCAAAGTTAA
- the sigE gene encoding RNA polymerase sporulation sigma factor SigE, producing MKKWRLRLSYYWYKILIKLGLKTDEVFYIGGSEALPPPLSKDEEEMLLSKLPGGDKAARSMLIERNLRLVVYIARKFENTGINIEDLISIGTIGLIKAVNTFNPEKKIKLATYASRCIENEILMYLRRNNKIRSEVSFDEPLNIDWDGNELLLSDVLGTDEDIITKDLEANVDRKLLTKALHQLSDREKQIMELRFGLTNGEEKTQKDVADMLGISQSYISRLEKRIIKRLRKEFNKMV from the coding sequence ATGAAAAAATGGAGACTTCGCTTATCCTACTACTGGTATAAAATCTTAATAAAATTGGGCTTGAAAACGGATGAAGTTTTTTATATTGGCGGAAGCGAAGCATTGCCGCCTCCTTTAAGTAAAGATGAAGAAGAAATGTTATTAAGTAAACTTCCTGGTGGAGATAAGGCAGCCAGATCTATGCTAATTGAAAGGAATCTCCGTCTAGTTGTTTATATCGCAAGGAAATTTGAAAATACTGGTATAAATATCGAAGACCTAATTAGTATCGGAACGATTGGTTTAATTAAAGCGGTTAATACCTTTAACCCAGAGAAAAAGATTAAACTTGCTACATACGCTTCAAGATGTATTGAAAATGAAATACTCATGTACTTACGTAGAAATAATAAAATCAGGTCTGAAGTATCCTTTGATGAGCCATTAAACATTGATTGGGATGGAAACGAATTATTATTATCTGATGTTCTTGGAACAGATGAAGACATTATTACGAAGGATTTAGAAGCGAATGTAGATAGAAAATTGCTTACTAAAGCATTACATCAGCTTTCTGATAGGGAAAAGCAAATTATGGAGCTGCGTTTTGGCCTAACGAACGGTGAAGAAAAAACCCAAAAAGATGTTGCAGATATGCTAGGGATTTCACAATCCTACATCTCACGATTGGAAAAAAGAATTATTAAAAGATTGAGAAAAGAATTCAATAAAATGGTTTGA
- the spoIIGA gene encoding sigma-E processing peptidase SpoIIGA — translation MTVYLDVIWALNLFFDSLLLYLTAIFLKRRIHLWRILAGGFIGSLIILLAFTPLNVYSGHPISKLICSVFMVLIAFGYKRMKFFLKALMTLYVSTFLIGGALTGAHYFIQYDSELTTKVLMSSVKGFGDPVSWLFVLIGFPIAWHFSKKNVESMEMTKIQFDQIVNVRLKIENISLVCKGLVDSGNQLYDPLSKLPVMFVSIKNQLDALPESIRKITLDPEQLIMGMEEFPTEWQNRMRIIPFSVVGQEHQLILALKPDSILFEQNGAQYSCEKGLVSFTTQQLSPDDAFQCIVHPKMLTGVKQSEESVKVS, via the coding sequence TTGACTGTTTATTTAGATGTAATTTGGGCTCTTAATTTGTTCTTTGACAGTCTTCTCCTTTACTTAACTGCTATATTTCTGAAACGAAGAATACATCTCTGGAGGATACTTGCAGGAGGATTTATTGGTTCGTTGATTATTTTATTGGCGTTTACACCTTTAAATGTCTATTCAGGGCATCCAATTTCCAAATTGATTTGTTCCGTTTTTATGGTGTTAATCGCATTTGGATACAAGCGAATGAAATTTTTCCTTAAGGCATTAATGACTCTTTATGTTTCTACGTTTTTAATTGGTGGGGCCTTAACAGGAGCCCATTATTTTATTCAATATGATTCTGAATTAACTACGAAGGTGCTGATGTCGAGTGTAAAGGGTTTTGGTGATCCCGTAAGTTGGCTTTTTGTTCTAATAGGTTTTCCAATCGCCTGGCATTTCTCAAAGAAGAATGTTGAGAGTATGGAAATGACCAAAATACAATTTGATCAAATAGTCAATGTAAGGTTGAAAATCGAGAACATCAGCTTAGTATGTAAGGGATTAGTGGATAGTGGAAATCAATTGTATGACCCACTGTCTAAGCTTCCAGTTATGTTTGTATCAATCAAAAATCAACTAGATGCCCTTCCTGAATCAATTAGAAAAATAACTCTTGATCCTGAACAACTGATTATGGGTATGGAGGAGTTTCCTACCGAATGGCAAAATCGAATGCGAATTATCCCTTTTAGTGTAGTTGGACAAGAACATCAGCTTATTCTTGCACTTAAACCCGATTCCATATTATTCGAGCAAAATGGTGCGCAATATTCTTGTGAGAAAGGTCTTGTATCTTTTACCACACAGCAGCTATCTCCTGATGATGCTTTTCAGTGTATTGTTCACCCAAAAATGCTGACAGGGGTAAAACAGTCCGAGGAATCAGTGAAAGTAAGTTAA
- the ftsZ gene encoding cell division protein FtsZ gives MLEFDTNLDSLATIKVIGVGGGGNNAVNRMIEHGVQGVEFIAVNTDAQALNLSKAEVKMQIGAKLTRGLGAGANPEVGKKAAEESKEQLEEALRGADMVFVTAGMGGGTGTGAAPVIAQIARDLGALTVGVVTRPFTFEGKKRSNQASGGIGSMKEAVDTLIVIPNDRLLEIVDKSTPMLEAFREADNVLRQGVQGISDLIAVPGLINLDFADVKTIMSNKGSALMGIGVSAGENRAAEAAKKAISSPLLETSIDGAQGVLMNITGGTNLSLYEVQEAADIVATASDQEVNMIFGSVINENLKDEIIVTVIATGFNEEGSQPKVTRPSFGQAKPAVGTVKREHKREEAPQEPARNTNVAQEETLDIPTFLRNRNRRR, from the coding sequence ATGTTAGAATTTGATACAAATTTAGATTCTCTTGCAACAATAAAAGTTATCGGAGTTGGCGGCGGTGGAAATAACGCGGTAAACCGAATGATTGAGCATGGCGTTCAAGGTGTTGAATTTATCGCAGTAAACACTGATGCACAAGCCTTAAACCTTTCCAAAGCTGAAGTCAAAATGCAGATTGGTGCGAAGTTGACTCGTGGTCTTGGAGCAGGTGCTAATCCAGAGGTTGGTAAAAAGGCCGCAGAAGAAAGTAAGGAACAATTAGAAGAAGCACTTAGAGGTGCTGATATGGTGTTTGTTACTGCTGGTATGGGTGGCGGTACAGGTACTGGTGCAGCACCAGTTATTGCTCAAATCGCTCGTGACCTTGGTGCGTTAACAGTCGGTGTTGTTACACGTCCATTTACTTTTGAAGGAAAAAAACGTTCAAACCAGGCTTCTGGTGGAATTGGTTCAATGAAAGAAGCGGTTGATACATTAATCGTCATTCCAAATGACCGTCTTCTTGAAATTGTTGATAAAAGTACTCCAATGCTTGAAGCTTTCCGCGAGGCAGACAATGTTCTTCGTCAAGGGGTTCAAGGTATTTCTGATTTGATCGCTGTTCCTGGATTAATCAATTTAGACTTCGCTGACGTAAAAACGATTATGTCAAATAAAGGTTCTGCCTTAATGGGAATTGGTGTCTCTGCAGGAGAAAACCGTGCAGCAGAGGCAGCAAAGAAAGCAATCAGCTCACCTTTATTAGAAACCTCTATTGATGGGGCTCAGGGCGTTCTAATGAATATAACTGGTGGAACCAACTTAAGTCTTTATGAGGTACAAGAGGCTGCTGATATTGTTGCAACAGCATCTGACCAAGAAGTGAATATGATTTTCGGTTCAGTAATTAATGAAAACTTGAAAGATGAGATTATTGTAACTGTCATTGCCACTGGTTTTAACGAAGAAGGTTCACAACCAAAAGTAACACGTCCATCCTTTGGACAAGCTAAACCTGCTGTAGGAACTGTTAAGAGAGAGCACAAACGTGAAGAAGCTCCACAAGAACCAGCCCGTAATACGAATGTAGCCCAAGAGGAAACATTAGATATTCCGACATTCCTAAGAAACCGTAACCGTAGAAGATAA
- the ftsA gene encoding cell division protein FtsA, whose product MNSNEIYVSLDIGTSSVKVIIGEMVNDSGKDSLNIIGVGNVKSEGLRKGSIVDMDDTVHSIKRAIEQAERMIGMEIREVVVGISGHNVMLQHCHGIVAVSSQNREITNEDVIRVIEASHVGSIPPERENIGVIRKQFILDGKDEINDPRGMIGVRLEMDGTLITGSKSIIINTLRCVERAGLEIVDIILQPLAAGDYALSKDEKNLGVALIDIGGGSTTIAVFEEGFLKATSVIPVGGDLLTNDLSKVLHTSTEDAEKIKVKYGHAFYDIASEDEFFSVPIIGSDQHQQFNQLYLSEIIEARMEEIFELIVNELKRLGVTDLPGGFVLTGGTAKMQGVLDLAQDMFQNPVRLAVPDYIGVREPQYTTAVGLIKYAYKNGRLPGGNIGGTGTSVVAEPTEKRAPKQQHQPKAKVEKHPEEKMSSKVKKFLGYFFE is encoded by the coding sequence ATGAACAGCAATGAAATATACGTAAGTCTTGACATCGGTACATCCAGTGTAAAAGTTATCATTGGTGAAATGGTCAATGACTCGGGCAAAGACTCGTTAAATATAATTGGTGTTGGCAATGTGAAATCTGAAGGATTACGTAAGGGATCGATTGTCGACATGGACGATACCGTTCATTCTATTAAGCGGGCGATTGAACAAGCAGAAAGAATGATTGGCATGGAGATTAGAGAAGTGGTAGTCGGAATATCAGGTCATAATGTAATGCTTCAGCACTGTCATGGGATTGTCGCTGTATCCAGCCAAAACCGAGAAATTACGAATGAAGATGTCATTCGGGTTATTGAAGCATCACATGTGGGATCCATTCCACCTGAAAGAGAGAACATTGGTGTAATTCGAAAACAATTTATTTTAGATGGTAAAGATGAAATTAACGATCCACGTGGGATGATTGGTGTTCGTCTAGAAATGGATGGTACACTTATTACTGGATCTAAATCTATCATCATAAATACATTACGCTGTGTAGAACGAGCAGGCCTAGAGATAGTAGACATTATTCTCCAGCCGTTAGCTGCAGGAGATTATGCTTTATCCAAGGATGAAAAAAATCTAGGGGTTGCCCTCATCGATATTGGTGGCGGTTCTACTACAATTGCAGTGTTCGAAGAAGGATTTTTAAAGGCGACAAGTGTTATTCCTGTTGGCGGAGATTTATTAACGAACGACCTTTCAAAAGTTTTGCACACCTCAACAGAGGATGCTGAGAAAATTAAGGTTAAATACGGACATGCCTTCTATGATATTGCATCTGAAGATGAGTTTTTCAGTGTTCCTATTATTGGCAGTGATCAACATCAACAATTTAACCAGCTCTATTTATCTGAAATTATTGAAGCAAGAATGGAAGAAATTTTTGAATTGATTGTTAATGAACTGAAGCGTCTAGGCGTAACAGATTTACCAGGTGGTTTTGTTTTAACAGGTGGAACAGCAAAAATGCAAGGGGTATTGGACCTTGCACAGGATATGTTCCAAAATCCTGTTCGCCTTGCGGTACCAGACTATATTGGTGTAAGAGAACCTCAATATACAACGGCAGTTGGTTTAATAAAATATGCTTACAAGAATGGTAGATTACCAGGTGGAAATATTGGTGGTACGGGTACATCTGTGGTAGCTGAACCAACCGAAAAAAGAGCACCAAAACAACAACATCAACCTAAAGCAAAAGTAGAAAAACATCCGGAAGAAAAGATGTCATCAAAAGTAAAAAAATTCCTTGGTTACTTTTTCGAATAA
- a CDS encoding small basic family protein yields the protein MWLPLVGLVIGIFLGLLTEISIPEEYSNYLSIAVLAAFDTLFGGIRAYLQNIYDEKVFVSGFFFNIMLAASLAFLGVHLGVDLYLAAVFAFGVRLFQNIAVIRRILLTKWSTNKEKIEKN from the coding sequence ATGTGGCTTCCGTTAGTAGGACTTGTGATTGGGATCTTCCTTGGACTGTTAACAGAAATAAGTATTCCTGAAGAATATTCAAATTATTTATCAATTGCTGTATTAGCTGCCTTCGATACACTTTTTGGGGGAATAAGGGCTTATTTGCAAAATATTTATGATGAAAAGGTGTTTGTATCTGGGTTCTTTTTTAATATAATGCTTGCAGCAAGTTTAGCTTTTCTCGGTGTTCATCTTGGTGTAGACTTGTATTTAGCAGCAGTTTTTGCGTTTGGTGTCAGGTTGTTTCAAAATATCGCCGTCATAAGACGAATATTATTGACAAAATGGTCAACAAACAAAGAAAAAATAGAAAAAAATTGA
- a CDS encoding DUF881 domain-containing protein — MDKPKNFSFTLIAAVVGFMIAIQFQTVKKPEERDTRDVWQLREALLKEKELQSNLLSEIRSNEDKLSAYESKRKQSKEQALRDTLQELKTEAGLTEVSGPGITLHIEPVIEDVQLGTPVATTVVSPELLKRLLNELNMYEAKYVSIDGQRIINTTVIRDINRETKIDGHTIRTLPVEVKVGVDSMNNAEKLSNQMKVSKARDEFFAESLRLNVSSPSPNITVPAYENPIRIRHMEPIKEGGGS, encoded by the coding sequence GTGGACAAGCCAAAAAATTTTAGTTTTACGTTAATTGCTGCAGTGGTTGGTTTTATGATCGCTATTCAATTTCAAACTGTGAAGAAGCCTGAAGAACGTGATACAAGAGATGTTTGGCAGCTCCGTGAGGCATTGCTCAAAGAAAAAGAGCTACAGTCTAACTTATTAAGTGAAATCCGCTCAAATGAAGATAAACTATCAGCCTATGAATCTAAGCGGAAACAGAGTAAGGAGCAGGCATTACGTGATACACTTCAGGAGCTAAAGACGGAGGCAGGCTTGACAGAGGTTTCAGGTCCGGGAATAACCTTACATATTGAGCCGGTCATCGAGGATGTACAGCTAGGTACACCTGTGGCAACAACAGTTGTTTCCCCTGAATTGCTTAAAAGACTATTGAATGAACTAAATATGTACGAGGCAAAATATGTTTCCATTGATGGTCAACGAATTATAAATACCACGGTTATTAGGGATATAAATAGGGAAACAAAGATTGATGGTCATACGATCAGGACCCTGCCGGTTGAGGTTAAGGTGGGTGTAGATTCGATGAACAATGCCGAAAAATTATCAAACCAAATGAAGGTATCAAAGGCTAGAGATGAATTCTTTGCTGAAAGCTTGAGACTCAATGTTTCTTCACCTAGTCCGAATATTACTGTTCCTGCTTATGAGAATCCAATTAGGATTAGGCATATGGAACCGATAAAGGAAGGAGGCGGTTCCTAA